Sequence from the Rhizobium sp. TH2 genome:
CCAGAAGCTTATTTCACTGATCTTCCACTATCACTTCCAGTGGGACAAAACCGACGAGCGCCAGAGGAACGAAGCCGCCATCGGCGAACATCTGCGGCTGATCTCGGCGCTGAGAGCGCGGGACGGCGCGGCAGCCATAGCGGCGGCGACGGACCACCTCAAGACCTCGAAGCAGACTTTACTCTCCTCGCTTCGAGTACACTCCCTCGCCTGATGCGCTTCTCTGAAAGACGGTCCGTGAGCAGTCTTGCCAGTTGGGCGTTATGTTGGTCTGACGGGCCGATGGATCTCCAAAACCGCGCTCCGATGAAGGGCAATCTGCCGCGCGCTTGGTGCAGGCTGGATTCTCCGCAGAATCGGTAGTTGCCACGACAGCTGAAGAAGAGGCGTACCGCCCTGGAGGCCGTTGTCAATCGAGCCTAGAGGAGAGGCGCGACCGAACCTCCCATGATCAGTCCCGGTGCCTGTCGAGCCAGGATCGAAGCTCCTGATCTTCCTTTTCGAGCGATGAGGCATTCAGGAGCTTGCGCAGGATCGCCACCGTCACGGCGCGGGCACGAAGGTTGAAGAGCCCTTCGTCGCCATCGGCTCCATAAGGCCGATAGACCTCGAGCTTGGCATAAAGCTGCTGCAGCCGGTTCTGCACGCTTCTAAGCGATAGACCGCGCCGACGTGCGATGACGTTGTCGGTCAGTCCCAGGGAAATATCAAGCAGGATTTCGTACTCGCTTTCGGTCAGGCCGCCGGCGCGGTTTTGGCTTCGCTGCTGCAGTCCGCGCACCTCGCGGTCGATAACGCATTGGCTTTCGATGAAGATCGATCTCAGCGCCAGCCGCAGCCTGTCGTCGGATGCGGACTTGAGCACATAGCCATATGCAGCGCCCTCCGGAACGATCCGTGAAACACCCCTGACATAGGCTTCGTCGGCATAGTTGGACCAAAACAGGATGCGCGTATCGGGCCGCTCCTTCCAGATCGTGCGCGCCGCTTCGATGCCGTTGCGCACGCTCATTTGGAGGTCCATGATGATATGCGCCGCCTTGTACTCGCGGGCAAGCCTCTCTCCGGTGGTGCCACTTTCGGCCTCGATAACCTGGTCGCATTCAGGCAATGCCGCGCGCACGGCCTCATTGAGATAGGAGCGATGGAGAGGGTCGTCCTCGACAATGAGTACCTGCACCTTACTCACCCACGCTTTCAATGGGTAGGCTCACTTCAATGAATGTCCCCGGGTCATCCTTGTTCTTTGCGGCTTCGAAGCGAGCCGAAATCAGCCGGGCACGTGTCCGCATGTTATCGATGCCGCTGCCTGTGCGCTTTTGCGTCGAGGCCATCCCGATACCATTGTCGCGGATAGTGATCTTCAAATGCCTCCGCGTGGCCATGATTTCGACGGCCATCTCGGTAGCGCTGGCGTGGCGTATCGCGTTGTTGACGGCTTCCTGGGTAATCCTGAAAAGTGCTGTCGCGACGTTTCTTGGGAGATTATCAACCAGGCCTTCGGTTCGGTCGTCTATCACCCATTTGATCGCCGAGCCGCTGTCGCGTATCGAGCGTTCGAGATGGTTCTCAACCGCTTGTGCGAACCCGAACAACTGAAGGACAGCGGGCCGTGCCTCCTCGATGATTTGCCTGAGATCGTGCATGCAATGCTGCAAGCTGCGGAAAAGCGGCTCGATCATGTCGCTTGAAACATCGGAGGCATGCGTTAGTCGCTCCAACCGTCGGGAAAGCCTCGTGAGGTCGGCGAGCGTCTGGTCGTGCAAATCCATTCCGATGCGCTGGCGCTCGACTTCGAGTGCCTCCGTGAGCTTGAGTGCGCCCAGACGCAGACCTTCTTCGCGTGCCCGGGCTTCGGTTTCCACGATCGCGGAGCGTTTTGCCTGTTCGGCCGCGCGTAGAGCGAAGAAGTATGGCGCCAGCAGGTCCGCGATCGATCTGGCCCTGTCGAGATCGTCTTCGCCGTAGATATTAATCTGGTGGCTCGAACAGGTCAGCGCCCCGATCACATCGCCCTGTGCCTTGAGCGCAACGTGCAGACGGCTGCGGAGATCGCCCTCGAAGATCGGGGCCGAATGGGCTCCTTCGTAGTGGAAACGGATGTCGTTGCAGGCGTCGCCGGTGATCATCGTATCGACTTCGCCATAGAGAAGCGAGCGGATGGGGCTGCTGGAGATTGGCGCGGGTGGATTGCGCCCCCAGCCGGTCTCGAATGGGCTTTCATGGGCGGTATGGTATTTACCATCCAGCATGATGATGCAGACATCCATGTGATCATGGGGGATGATCTGGCTAACTTCGGCCGCGACCGCGCAGATGACGGAATGGAAATCGAGCTGGCCGGCAAGGAGCCTGGAGATCGTGAGATACTGGCCGAGCAGAGGGGTAGGGCCATGGTCCAGCATGCTTGAACTCCTCCCTGTGTGACGGTCTCCTGCCATCCATCCCATGTAAATAATGCCGCACCGTAGACCATCCCGTCTTGCGGAAGTCCGCATATTTGGTGCGGGAACCCGCAAGGCGGATGCCTTCACTCGCCTATACATCCAAATCGATCTGGGACATCATGTTTTTACTGGGGACAAGCGCCCCGGTGCAACAATATTTTCGGTCTCGTGGAGGACGAGGGCGAAATCCGACCAGTTGAAGGTCGACCACCAGGGAGAGAGACATGAAGATCAGGATGATACTCCTGGCGTCAGCAGCAGTGCTGGCTGCCTCTATGCCGATGTCCGCGACCGCTGACACTTCGAGCAAGAAAATTGCACTTTCCAACAACTATGCGGGCAATTCCTGGCGTCAGGCGATGTTGACGAGCTGGGACAAGGTTACAAAGGAAGCCGTCAAGGCCGGTGTTGTTGCGGCGGCCGATCCGTTTACCACCGCTGAGAACCAGGCCACGGAACAGGCGGCCCAGATCCAGAACATGATCCTTGAGGGCTATGACGCCATCGTGATCAATGCAGCTTCGCCGACCGCGCTCAACGGCGCCGTCAAGGAAGCCTGCGACGCAGGCATTGTGGTCGTGTCGTTCGACGGCATCGTCACCGAACCCTGCGCCTATCGCATCGCCGTCGACTTCAAGGCGATGGGTCTCAGCGAAGTGGAATATCTCGCCAAGAAGATGCCCAACGGTGGCAATCTTCTCGAGATCCGCGGCCTTGCCGGGGTGTTCGTCGATGATGAGATTTCCAAGGGCATCCACGAAGGTGTGGCGAAATATCCGCAGTTCAAGATCGTCGGCTCGGTGCACGGAGATTGGGCGCAGGATGTTGCCCAGAAGAATGTCGCCGGCATCCTCCCAAGCCTGCCCGAAATCGCCGCTGTCGTGACGCAGGGCGGGGACGGCTACGGCGCCGCTCAGGCATTCGCGGCAGCCAAGCGCCCCACACCGCTCATCATCATGGGCAACCGCGAGGACGAGCTGCAGTGGTGGAAAAAGGAGAAGGACGCCAGCGGCTATGAGACCATGTCGGTCTCGATCGCACCGGGTGTTTCGACGCTCGCCTTCTGGGTCGCCCAGCAGGTGCTCGATGGACAGAAAGTACCGCAAGATCTCGTCGTGCCGTTCCTGCGCATCGACCAGGAGAACCTCGAGCAGAACCTCGCCTCCACCCAGAAGGGTGGCGTGGCGAATGTCGAGTACTCGCTCGATGATGCGAAGAAGGTGATCGCCGACACGGCCAAGTAGGGACGTGCATTGCCGCTCTCGGCACGATAGAAAGACAATGCCGGCGCGGGTTCCGCCGCGCCGGCCCCCTTCGTTTTCATTTCAATATCGAGCGTAATCCGGGTTCATGACTGATGCTGCCGAGCATATGGCCGTCGTGGCCGCCGAAGGGGTCAAGGTCCATTTCGGCGCGGTCAAGGCGCTCGATGGCGTGGATCTCGCGATCGCGCCGGGCGAATGCGTCGGGCTCGTCGGCCACAACGGCGCCGGCAAATCCACCATCGTCAATGTCATCAACGGTGGCCTGAGGCCGCATGGGGGCGCCCTGCGCTATGCGGGTCGGGATGCCGGCAGTGGGATTGCGGTGGCGCGCGCCAATGGCGTTCGATGCGTGTTCCAGGAACTTTCGCTCTGCCCCAACCTGACCGTGGTCGAAAACACCCGCGTCATGCATCCCGAGCTCAAGGGCTTCGGTTGGCGCGGCAGGGCGCTGACAATCATTCGCGCCAAGCTCGACGAGATTTTCCCGGGCCATCGTATCGATTGCACCGCGGCTGTCGGCGACCTCACAATCGCCGAACGCCAGATGGTGGAGATCTCGATCACCTTCGCAACCGTCCATGATGCGCCGCGCCTCGTCATTCTCGACGAACCGACCTCCTCACTCGACGCCGGTCTTGCCAGGCAGTTGATGGATTATGTCCGCAAGTTTGTGACCAGTGGCGGCTCGGTGCTCCTCATCTCGCATATCTTGGGTGAAGTCCTCTCCACCACCGACCGCATCATCGTCATGAAGGACGGCAAGGTCGTAGCGAGCCGCCCCACGTCGGGCTTCGATATCCCGAGCCTCGTCCAGGCCATGGGCAATGTCGTCAAGGAACAGGCGCGTCAGGCCGGCGGGGTCCAGACCAGTGGCAAGCCGCTCGTCTATCTTCCAGCGATCCGTGGTCGCGGCTTGCCGTTCCGCGCTTACAAGGGTGAAGTGATCGGGCTTGCCGGTCTTGCCGGCCATGGCCAGACCGACATGCTGCTTTCGCTCTATCGCACGCTCAGCAGCGACTGGTTCCCGGGCCGCGGCCGCGACGTTGCCTTCGTCGCCGGTGACCGCAGCCTCAACGGCACCTTTCCGCTCTGGAGCATCCTGCGCAATCTCTCGATCTCGTCGCTCGGCAGTTCGTCCTCCGCCAGCTTCGTCAGGGAAGATCGCGAGACGGTGCTCGGCGAAGATTGGAAGAGGCGTATCGAGATCCGCACGCCTGACATGACCAACGGCATCCTGTCGCTCTCGGGTGGCAATCAGCAGAAGGTTCTCTTCGCCCGCGCGCTCGCCACCCACGCTGCGATGGTGCTGATGGACGACCCGATGCGCGGCGTCGATGTCGGCACCAAGCAGGAGGTCTATGCGATGCTGCGCAGCGAGGCTGCGGCCGGCCGCACCTTCATCTGGTACTCGACGGAAATGGACGAGATCCGCCTCTGTGACCGTGTCTATGTCTTCCGCAACGGCGCCATCGCGGCCGAACTCGCCGGCGACGACATCACCGAGGACAAGGTGCTGGAAGCCTCCTTCGAGGGGGAGGCGGCATGATGCGCCTTTCCGCCTCGACCATCCGTCAGATCGTGCCGGCGCTGTCGTTGGCGGTGCTGCTTGCTGCCGTTTTCTATATCCAGCCGCGCGCCATGAGCTATGTCGGGCTCAACCTGCTCTTCAATCTCGCCGTTCCGATCGCGCTCGCGACAGTGGCGCAGATGATGATCATGGCGGTCAACGACCTCGATCTCTCGATGGGTACCTTCGTCAGCTTTGCCGCCTGCGTGACGGCAACCTTCCTGCAGTCCGATCCGTTTCTCGGCATTCTCATCCTGGCAGGCGCGATCGCGGCTTACGCGGTGCTCGGCGTCGTCATCCATGTCAGGGAATTGCCGTCGATCGTCGTCACGCTTGGCATGAGCTTCGTCTGGGGCGGGCTCGCTGTCCTCATCCTGCCCGCGCCGGGCGGCACGGCGCCGGAATGGGTGCGCTGGCTGATGACCTCCAAGCCGCCCTTCGTGCCGATGGCGATCGTCGCCTCGGTCATCATTGCCCTCGTCGTCCATTTCGTCGTGATGCGGTCGACCTTCGGCGTGCTCGTCCGCGGTGTGGGCGGCAACGCACGCTCGGTCGAGCGCTCCGGCTGGTCGGTGCTGGCGATCCGTGCCGGCGCCTATGCTGCCGCCGGCTTCCTCGCCGTCCTGTCAGGCATCCTGCTCGTCGGCTTGACGACCTCGGCCGACGCCAATATCGCGCTGCGCTACACGCTGCTTTCGATTGCCGGCGTCATCCTCGGCGGCGGCGAGTTCGTCGGTGGTCGCGTGTCGCCCGTGGGTGCCGTCATCGGCGCGCTGACACTGGCGCTGGCCGGCTCATTCCTGTCCTTCCTGCGTATCTCGCCGGACTGGCAGATCGGTGCGCAGGGTGCGATCCTGATCATCGTGCTCGGGCTTCGACTGCTGCTCAACCGCTCTGAAAAGCGGGAGAAGCGCGCATGAGTTTCGTCGCCCGCAAGCCGTGGATCTGGTCCTATGCCGCGACACTGATCGTTTGGATGATCACGATCCTGTTCACCGGCGGCGCCAGCGCTGGTGGCCTCAGCCAGGCGGCCTTCACCTTCGCTGCCTTTTCGGTGCTGGTCGGCATCGGCCAGATGTTCGTCATCACGCTCGGCCCCGGCAACATCGATCTCTCGGTTCCGGCGACCATGACGCTCGCCGGCACGCTGTCGCTCAAATACATGGATGGCGGCGAGGGTCTGGTGCTCGCCGGCCTCGGCATTGCGATCCTTGTCGGCCTGGTCATCGGCACGTTGAACTACGCCCTGATCAAACTGCTGCGCATCCCGCCGATCATCGCCACGCTGTCGATGAGCTTCATCGTCCAATCGACGGCGATCTGGTCGAACCGTGGCCTGCGCATCAAGCCACCGGAAAGCCTCGCAACCTTCACGACGTCCGATCTGGTCGGCGTACCCAACATCGCCATCGTTTCAATTGTTCTCGCCTTGGCAGCCTGGCTTCTTCTGGAAAAGAGCATCTATGGCCGCTGGATCTCGGCCATCGGCCAGTCGCAATTCGCCGCGCGCATGGCCGGCATCCCGGTCGATGGCACGCGCTTCGTCACCTACGTGCTCTGCGCCGTGCTCGCCGCCATCTGCGGCTTCCTGTTTGCAAGCTTCTCCGGCGGCGCCGCGCTCAATATGGGTGCCGAATATCTGCTGACCTCGATCGCCGTCGTCGTCATCGGCGGTTCGGCGGTCGCGGGCGGCAATTCCAACGTGCCCGGCATCTGGGGCGCATCTCTCTTCATGTTTCTGGTCGTGTCGATGCTCAACACCTACGGCTTTGGCGCAGGCGTACGGCTCATCCTGACCGGGCTGATCATCATCGCCGTCATCCTGGTGGCGAGCGGCAAGTTCCGGACGGGACGCTGAGCACATCGGGAATGGAAGGATAGAAAATGAGCAATTCGTCGATCTATGAAATACATGATCCGCGCTTCCGCCATCTCGTCGTGGGAAGTGCGGCGCTCGATGAACTCTATTCGGATTGCCGATGGGCGGAAGGGCCGGTTTGGTTCGCCGATCTCAATTGCCTGATCTTCAGTGATATCCCCAACGAGCGCATGCTACGCTATTCGCAGGATGGCGAAGTCTCGGTATTCCGGCCGCGGTCGGACTTTGCCAACGGCAATACGCGTGACAACCAGGGCCGGCTCATCACCTGCCAGCACGGCGCGCGTCGCCTGGTCCGTACCGAGATCGACGGCACGATTACGGTGCTCGCCGACAGCTACCAGGGCAAGCGGCTCAACTCTCCCAATGACGTGGTGGTGAAGTCGGACGACACGATCTGGTTTACCGATCCGAGCTACGGCATCATGTCGAACTACGAGGGCTACAAGGCCGAGCCTGAGCAGGCGACGCGCAATGTCTACCGCCTCGATCCTGCAAGCGGAATGCTCACCGTTGTCGCCAGCGATTTCGGGCAGCCCAACGGCCTTGCCTTCTCGCCTGACGAATCCAAGCTCTACATCGCCGACTCCGCTCACAGCCACGACTCGAACTGGCCCGCCCATATCCGATCCTTCGATGTCCGGGCCGATGGCACGCTCGTCGGTGGCGACGAACTTTGCGTGATCGACAAGGGCCTGCCGGACGGTTTTCGCAGTGATATAGCCGGCAATATCTGGTCGAGCGCCGGCGATGGCGTTCACTGCTTCTCCTCGGAGGGCGAACTGCTCGGCAAGATCCTGGTGCCGCAGACAGTGTCCAACGTCACCTTCGGTGGACCGCGTCGCAACCGCCTGTTCGTCACCGCAACAAAGTCGCTTTACGCCGTTTACACGGCGACTTCCGGGGTACGGTTTTGTTAGGGTGGCCGAGAATCCCGCTTTGCCAGTAGAGATCATCGGCGTGCTCCACAACATCCCGCCGGAGCGTGGCAATTTCGAGGAAGCACGTTTTCAGCGCCTGTACAATTTTGCGCCGCCCGTCGAGGTGGGCGCAATACCTAGGCTTCCGGACCCCAGGGAACCATTTCGATCCCGGCAGTTATAGAAACCGCGTCGGATAAGGTCTCGGCTGGGAGAAAGGGACTTCTTGGCATCGCTCCTTGCCACATCGCGTGTAGCATTTCGCGGTTGGAAAATCATCAAGATGTCAAAGCTACTTTCCATGCTCGCCAGGAAAGTATCGTCACTTCAGCGCTGTAGCTTGAAGTGAGTTGGTGCGGTCGAGAAGACTCGAACTTCCACGGGTTGCCCCACAGCGACCTCAACGCTGCGCGTCTACCAATTCCGCCACGACCGCATCGTGGTAGTACCGAACGTGTCCGGCGGCGCAGCATGTAGCAAAAGGATTCTGGGCACACAAGGGCGCAAACGAATATTTTTCCCAACTCAGTGGATAGAGGTCGGAAAGTGCGTGAATGGCGGGGGAAATGGGCAAATCCCAGGCGCCGGAATCAAAAAGCCCGGCACGAGCCGGGCTGAAAAACCTGAATGGAACGAGCGTGTTACGCCCTGTTCCGGAATCAGTTTACGAAATGGCGGCCAATGCCGTCGCGCCAAACAGCGTCGCGCCCACCGATGCGGTGATCAGCGATACGAGCGCAAAAGCAATCAACTCCGTCATGACCTCGGTCCTGGTAGATACACACTTGTACATGAGACGCCCGATACGCCCCGGTTATTCGATGATCCGACTATAATCCGATTGGCTGATTCCAGGCTGAACCGGATGTTCAGAAAGCGTTCACATCGACAGGGTCCACAATAGAAGCAGAATCTTAATATTTTAGCGAAGTCAGAGGGTTAATTCTTAATGACGAAGTCTTAGGGTCGCCTTCTGATCCGCTTTGTCGATCCGATGAGCTCCGGGACTTTCCATGACGCTTTCAATCCCCGCCCTGATCCTCCTGATTGCCAATCTCGGCCTGATCTGGCTGTTGATGGCAGCCCCGATCGGGCTGAGGACGATCCGCATGCGCCGGGTGCTGCATGACCAACCGGATCGCATCTGGGAGGCTGTGCATCCACTGGGTCGCGATGCTCTCTGGTATCCCCAGGTCATATCGAGCGAACCGGGCGCGGCGACGGGCAAGGTGGTGCAGCGCTTCGCCCATTCGGATCGCCGCGGCAACCCGATCAGCCGCACGCTGGAAGTGGCCGAAGTCAGCGGGCCGTGGAGCCACGCGTATGATGCCCGGGTGGTGGAGGATTCCGCACTCGACGCATCCTTCTGGCGGAACTATACCGAGCGGCGCATGGTCGGCGAGGCTCCTGGCGGCACCGAACTGGTGATCGAGCAGACCGACCGCTATCGCGGTCTTGCCTTCTATGTTTTCCGCTTCTTCGCATTGCGCCGCGAGCTCAATGCGCTAGAGGGCTGGCTCGCGACCGGCAAGGTCGAGCAGACCGGCCTGTTCGAAAATCCTGGCACGCAGATGCTGATGGCTGTGATTTCGACGCTGGTGCTCTGGCCATTCTTCGGCCTGTCGGCGGACGGACTGGTATTCTCGTCGATGCTCACGGGGGTGATCGCGCTCCACGAACTCGGCCACCTCGCGGCCTATCGCGCCTTCGGCCACAAGACTGTGCGGATGATCTTCATTCCGCTGCTCGGCGGGCTTGCGATCGGCAGCCGGCCCTACAATTCCCGCTTCGAAGTCGCCGCCTGCGCGCTGATGGGTGCTGGACTTTCGGCATTCCTGGTGCCGGTGCTGGCGGCGGCACATTCCATGGCACTCGCCCAGTTCGCGCATCAGCCGATCGCCGGCTATATCCTCATTTTCCTGCTTATCCTGTCGGCCTTCAATCTGCTCAACCTGTTGCCGATGTCGCGGTTCGATGGCGGGCAGGTGCTGCGGCAGGTGTTTCCGACCCAGGATGGCCTTCTCGGCGGCACCTTCCTGGTCACGGCGGCGATCCTGTGGGCCGGCTGGCGCATCGGCATCCCCTCGCAGGCCCTGTTCGGCGGTCTGGCGGTGATGGCGCTGCTCAGCCTTTCCAACCGCGCATCGGTGAAGATGCGCGAGGAACTGGATGATATGACGGGCGGCGAGCGGCTGTTCGCGGGCTTCGGCTATTACGCCGCGTTGGCGATCCACGCCTATGGGCTTATCTTCGCCTGCGACCTGCTGTTCCTGCGCTGATCAGGCAAATTCGAGATTGAAATAGCCGGCGACCGGCACGTGGTCGGAGGGCTTTTCCCACGATCGCACATGCTTCTCGATGCCGGTGGACACGAGCTTGTCCGCCGCCTCGGGCGACAGCATCAGGTGATCGATGCGGATGCCGAAATTCTTCTGCCATGCGCCGGCCTGGTAGTCCCAGAACGTATAGGCCGGCGCGTCGTCGGTGGTGGCGCGCACCGCATCGGTGAGGCCGAGATTCTCGATCCGGCGGAAGGCGTTGCGGGTTGTCGGCAGAAACAATGCGTCGGTCTCCCAAACCTTGGGATCCCAGCAGTCGTGCGGTTCGGGAATGACATTGTAGTCGCCGGCGAGAACCAGCGGTTCCTCCAGCGCCAGCCGATCGCGAGCGAAAGCTTCGAGACGCGCCATCCATTTGAGCTTGTAGGGATATTTGACCGGATCGCTCGAGGGGTTGCCGTTCGGCAGATAGATCGTGCAGACCCGGATGACACCCTTTTCCGTCGAGAATACAGCCTCCATGAAGCGTGCGTGCTCATCCAGCTCATCCTCGCCGCCGATATTGGGCAGGCCGCGATTGACCTCATCAGGTTTTTTCTTCGACAGGATCGCGACGCCGTTGAAGCCCTTCTGGCCATGCGTCTCGACATGGTAGCCGGCAGCCTCGACGTCGGCGCGTGGAAACGCCTCGTCCTGGCATTTGATTTCCTGCAGGCAGACGATATCCGGATCGGATTCCTTCAGCCACGCGACGAGATTTTCGATGCGGGCCCTGACCCCGTTGATGTTCCAGGTGACGATCTTCATCGGGGTCGGGTTCCTATTCGAGCAATTCCAAGAAAAGTGTGAAGCGGTTTTCCGTCCGGGATTGCGTAAAGAATGAAGAGCTAAATGGCAAAACTCGTGCCGCAGCCGCAGCTTGCGACGGCATTCGGATTCTTGATCTGAAAAGACTGGCCCATCAGGTTGTCGACAAAGTCGATTTCCGAGCCTTCCATATAGACCAGCGACAAGGAGTCGATCAATACGCGGGCCTTGTCCTTCTCCAGCACGATATCGTCTTCCAGGCCTTCGCCGACAAGGTCGAACTTGTAGGAGAATCCCGAACAGCCGCCGCCTTCCACCGAAACGCGCAGCGCGGTTTTCGCAGCGTCCTTCGACAGGATGGTGGCGATTCGCCGTGCCGCGGCGTCGGTAAGCGTGATATTTTCCGTCATATTGTCCTCTCCAGGCGGGTTCAAGGTCCGTCGAGCGGTGGTCTGCGCCGGTTTGGCGTGCGAATCTGATGATCTCACGCTTTCATTGACGCAATCCTATAGGTATGAATGCGCGCGTTTGCCGTCAATGGGTGGGAATATCAAGGATATGACAATCGACAGCCAGGCACTGGGTTTCGGCGTGGGAGAGCGGGCGAATTATGCCGCCGATCCATGGGCGACGCGCGGCCGGCTCTATCTCGAGCCCTCAAGCCCGACGCGCTCCGATTTCCAGCGCGACCGCGACCGCATCGTCCACACGACGGCTTTCCGGCGCCTCAAGCAC
This genomic interval carries:
- a CDS encoding response regulator transcription factor codes for the protein MQVLIVEDDPLHRSYLNEAVRAALPECDQVIEAESGTTGERLAREYKAAHIIMDLQMSVRNGIEAARTIWKERPDTRILFWSNYADEAYVRGVSRIVPEGAAYGYVLKSASDDRLRLALRSIFIESQCVIDREVRGLQQRSQNRAGGLTESEYEILLDISLGLTDNVIARRRGLSLRSVQNRLQQLYAKLEVYRPYGADGDEGLFNLRARAVTVAILRKLLNASSLEKEDQELRSWLDRHRD
- a CDS encoding GAF domain-containing sensor histidine kinase encodes the protein MLDHGPTPLLGQYLTISRLLAGQLDFHSVICAVAAEVSQIIPHDHMDVCIIMLDGKYHTAHESPFETGWGRNPPAPISSSPIRSLLYGEVDTMITGDACNDIRFHYEGAHSAPIFEGDLRSRLHVALKAQGDVIGALTCSSHQINIYGEDDLDRARSIADLLAPYFFALRAAEQAKRSAIVETEARAREEGLRLGALKLTEALEVERQRIGMDLHDQTLADLTRLSRRLERLTHASDVSSDMIEPLFRSLQHCMHDLRQIIEEARPAVLQLFGFAQAVENHLERSIRDSGSAIKWVIDDRTEGLVDNLPRNVATALFRITQEAVNNAIRHASATEMAVEIMATRRHLKITIRDNGIGMASTQKRTGSGIDNMRTRARLISARFEAAKNKDDPGTFIEVSLPIESVGE
- a CDS encoding ABC transporter substrate-binding protein, translated to MKIRMILLASAAVLAASMPMSATADTSSKKIALSNNYAGNSWRQAMLTSWDKVTKEAVKAGVVAAADPFTTAENQATEQAAQIQNMILEGYDAIVINAASPTALNGAVKEACDAGIVVVSFDGIVTEPCAYRIAVDFKAMGLSEVEYLAKKMPNGGNLLEIRGLAGVFVDDEISKGIHEGVAKYPQFKIVGSVHGDWAQDVAQKNVAGILPSLPEIAAVVTQGGDGYGAAQAFAAAKRPTPLIIMGNREDELQWWKKEKDASGYETMSVSIAPGVSTLAFWVAQQVLDGQKVPQDLVVPFLRIDQENLEQNLASTQKGGVANVEYSLDDAKKVIADTAK
- a CDS encoding ATP-binding cassette domain-containing protein — translated: MTDAAEHMAVVAAEGVKVHFGAVKALDGVDLAIAPGECVGLVGHNGAGKSTIVNVINGGLRPHGGALRYAGRDAGSGIAVARANGVRCVFQELSLCPNLTVVENTRVMHPELKGFGWRGRALTIIRAKLDEIFPGHRIDCTAAVGDLTIAERQMVEISITFATVHDAPRLVILDEPTSSLDAGLARQLMDYVRKFVTSGGSVLLISHILGEVLSTTDRIIVMKDGKVVASRPTSGFDIPSLVQAMGNVVKEQARQAGGVQTSGKPLVYLPAIRGRGLPFRAYKGEVIGLAGLAGHGQTDMLLSLYRTLSSDWFPGRGRDVAFVAGDRSLNGTFPLWSILRNLSISSLGSSSSASFVREDRETVLGEDWKRRIEIRTPDMTNGILSLSGGNQQKVLFARALATHAAMVLMDDPMRGVDVGTKQEVYAMLRSEAAAGRTFIWYSTEMDEIRLCDRVYVFRNGAIAAELAGDDITEDKVLEASFEGEAA
- a CDS encoding ABC transporter permease, with product MRLSASTIRQIVPALSLAVLLAAVFYIQPRAMSYVGLNLLFNLAVPIALATVAQMMIMAVNDLDLSMGTFVSFAACVTATFLQSDPFLGILILAGAIAAYAVLGVVIHVRELPSIVVTLGMSFVWGGLAVLILPAPGGTAPEWVRWLMTSKPPFVPMAIVASVIIALVVHFVVMRSTFGVLVRGVGGNARSVERSGWSVLAIRAGAYAAAGFLAVLSGILLVGLTTSADANIALRYTLLSIAGVILGGGEFVGGRVSPVGAVIGALTLALAGSFLSFLRISPDWQIGAQGAILIIVLGLRLLLNRSEKREKRA
- a CDS encoding ABC transporter permease, whose translation is MSFVARKPWIWSYAATLIVWMITILFTGGASAGGLSQAAFTFAAFSVLVGIGQMFVITLGPGNIDLSVPATMTLAGTLSLKYMDGGEGLVLAGLGIAILVGLVIGTLNYALIKLLRIPPIIATLSMSFIVQSTAIWSNRGLRIKPPESLATFTTSDLVGVPNIAIVSIVLALAAWLLLEKSIYGRWISAIGQSQFAARMAGIPVDGTRFVTYVLCAVLAAICGFLFASFSGGAALNMGAEYLLTSIAVVVIGGSAVAGGNSNVPGIWGASLFMFLVVSMLNTYGFGAGVRLILTGLIIIAVILVASGKFRTGR
- a CDS encoding SMP-30/gluconolactonase/LRE family protein, whose amino-acid sequence is MSNSSIYEIHDPRFRHLVVGSAALDELYSDCRWAEGPVWFADLNCLIFSDIPNERMLRYSQDGEVSVFRPRSDFANGNTRDNQGRLITCQHGARRLVRTEIDGTITVLADSYQGKRLNSPNDVVVKSDDTIWFTDPSYGIMSNYEGYKAEPEQATRNVYRLDPASGMLTVVASDFGQPNGLAFSPDESKLYIADSAHSHDSNWPAHIRSFDVRADGTLVGGDELCVIDKGLPDGFRSDIAGNIWSSAGDGVHCFSSEGELLGKILVPQTVSNVTFGGPRRNRLFVTATKSLYAVYTATSGVRFC
- the xth gene encoding exodeoxyribonuclease III, whose translation is MKIVTWNINGVRARIENLVAWLKESDPDIVCLQEIKCQDEAFPRADVEAAGYHVETHGQKGFNGVAILSKKKPDEVNRGLPNIGGEDELDEHARFMEAVFSTEKGVIRVCTIYLPNGNPSSDPVKYPYKLKWMARLEAFARDRLALEEPLVLAGDYNVIPEPHDCWDPKVWETDALFLPTTRNAFRRIENLGLTDAVRATTDDAPAYTFWDYQAGAWQKNFGIRIDHLMLSPEAADKLVSTGIEKHVRSWEKPSDHVPVAGYFNLEFA
- the erpA gene encoding iron-sulfur cluster insertion protein ErpA gives rise to the protein MTENITLTDAAARRIATILSKDAAKTALRVSVEGGGCSGFSYKFDLVGEGLEDDIVLEKDKARVLIDSLSLVYMEGSEIDFVDNLMGQSFQIKNPNAVASCGCGTSFAI